Proteins encoded within one genomic window of Thermococcus celer Vu 13 = JCM 8558:
- a CDS encoding arsenate reductase ArsC, whose product MKKPILFVCVKNSARSQMAEAFFNHFNDDPRFKAMSAGTEPAETIDPLAKAVMEEIGISLDGQRPKLYTREMADEAYIVITMGCLDKCPYAPPEKTWDWGLDDPYGKPIEKYREVRDEIRRRVLKLIEDLKSGKAREEIIGKTALITL is encoded by the coding sequence GTGAAGAAGCCCATTCTCTTCGTGTGCGTTAAAAACTCCGCAAGAAGCCAGATGGCGGAGGCGTTCTTCAACCACTTTAACGATGACCCACGTTTCAAGGCCATGAGCGCCGGAACCGAACCGGCAGAGACGATAGACCCGCTGGCGAAGGCCGTGATGGAGGAGATAGGGATATCCCTCGACGGCCAGAGGCCCAAGCTCTACACGAGGGAGATGGCCGATGAAGCGTACATCGTGATAACCATGGGCTGCCTCGACAAGTGTCCCTACGCTCCACCAGAAAAAACCTGGGACTGGGGCCTCGACGACCCCTACGGAAAGCCCATAGAGAAGTACCGTGAGGTAAGGGACGAGATAAGGCGGAGGGTCCTGAAACTGATCGAAGACCTGAAGAGCGGAAAGGCCCGGGAAGAGATAATCGGGAAGACGGCCCTGATAACACTTTAA
- the sufB gene encoding Fe-S cluster assembly protein SufB produces MEQRSKLEDILKAGSLEEILGTAVPYPKEIELRGELTEDAVRELSRIKNEPEWMLRHRLKALELFQKLPMPRWVVGIDELDLESFSLYSKPEVSDEVRDWDDLPENIRRTFERLNIPEIEKKFLSGLTAVFDSESVYSQLKEEFEKKGIIMMPMEEAVQRYPDLVKRYFGKVFPPGDHKFSALHHALWSGGAFVYIPKGVRVPFPIEAFFVIGSALEGQFEHTLLIADEGSYVHFIEGCSAPMYKGFSFHDGMVEIYAHKNATVKFTTIQNWSRNVINFNNKRAIVEDNAYVEWVEGSIGSHVTYTYPSSVLKGEGARTAQYVVSLSNGPYLKDTGAKTWHLARNTSSKIVSKSISANGGINIYRGMVRVVKGAVNSTAAVSCDSLILDEESKAYTYPHNQSDEPGASIIHEATTGKLGEDKLFYMNQRGISEEEAKSLIVIGFISEVLEGLPFEYVQVLKKVIELEFSEVGGVG; encoded by the coding sequence ATGGAACAGCGCTCAAAGCTTGAGGATATACTGAAGGCCGGTTCCCTCGAGGAGATCCTCGGCACCGCGGTCCCGTATCCCAAGGAGATAGAGCTCCGCGGCGAGCTAACCGAGGACGCGGTCAGGGAGCTGTCACGCATAAAGAACGAGCCGGAATGGATGCTCAGGCACCGCCTCAAGGCTCTCGAGCTGTTCCAGAAGCTCCCGATGCCCAGATGGGTGGTCGGGATAGACGAACTTGACCTCGAAAGCTTCTCCCTCTATTCAAAGCCCGAAGTGAGTGATGAGGTCAGGGACTGGGATGATCTGCCCGAGAACATCAGGAGAACATTTGAGCGTCTCAACATCCCCGAGATAGAGAAGAAGTTCCTGTCCGGTCTCACGGCCGTTTTCGACAGCGAGAGCGTCTACTCCCAGCTCAAGGAGGAGTTCGAAAAGAAGGGCATAATCATGATGCCCATGGAGGAGGCCGTGCAGAGGTACCCGGACCTCGTGAAGAGGTACTTCGGCAAGGTGTTCCCGCCCGGGGACCACAAGTTCTCAGCCTTACACCACGCCCTCTGGAGCGGAGGGGCCTTCGTTTACATCCCGAAGGGGGTCAGGGTTCCGTTTCCGATAGAGGCCTTCTTCGTCATAGGCTCTGCTCTGGAGGGGCAGTTCGAGCACACCCTGCTAATCGCGGATGAAGGGAGCTACGTCCACTTCATCGAGGGCTGCAGCGCACCGATGTACAAGGGCTTCTCCTTCCACGACGGCATGGTCGAGATATACGCCCACAAGAACGCCACAGTCAAGTTCACGACGATACAGAACTGGAGCAGGAACGTCATCAACTTCAACAACAAGCGCGCCATCGTGGAAGACAACGCCTACGTCGAGTGGGTCGAGGGGAGCATCGGGAGCCACGTAACCTACACCTACCCCTCAAGCGTCCTCAAGGGAGAGGGGGCGAGGACTGCCCAGTACGTTGTGTCGCTCAGCAACGGTCCCTACCTGAAGGACACCGGGGCCAAGACGTGGCATCTCGCCAGGAACACGAGCTCAAAGATAGTCTCAAAGAGCATAAGCGCCAACGGCGGGATAAACATCTACCGCGGGATGGTGAGGGTAGTCAAGGGGGCCGTGAACTCGACGGCGGCGGTCTCGTGCGATTCGCTCATCCTCGATGAGGAGAGCAAGGCCTACACCTACCCGCACAACCAGAGCGACGAGCCGGGCGCGAGCATAATCCACGAGGCGACGACCGGAAAGCTCGGCGAGGACAAGCTCTTCTACATGAACCAGAGGGGCATAAGCGAGGAGGAGGCGAAGAGCCTCATAGTCATCGGCTTCATCAGTGAGGTCCTCGAGGGACTGCCCTTCGAGTACGTTCAGGTCCTCAAGAAGGTCATAGAGCTTGAGTTCAGCGAGGTTGGGGGTGTCGGATGA
- the sufC gene encoding Fe-S cluster assembly ATPase SufC: MLKVEDLHVEVDGKEILKGVNLELPAGELHVVMGPNGSGKSTLALTIAGHPRYNVTEGRILFEGENITDAKPEERARKGIFLSFQQPVEVEGVKVINFLQRALKNLRGMDEVQAYDLVFKTVEELGFDKTMLSRELNVGFSGGERKKLEMLQAYLVKPKLLILDEPDSGVDVDSLKVIAGLIARLHSEGTSILLITHYGRILEYLNPQRVHVLKDGKLAVSGGMELVKLIEERGFAAVTENGTALKA, translated from the coding sequence ATGTTAAAGGTGGAAGATCTTCACGTTGAGGTGGATGGAAAGGAAATCCTCAAAGGGGTGAATTTAGAACTCCCGGCCGGCGAGCTCCACGTCGTCATGGGCCCGAACGGCTCGGGGAAGTCAACCCTTGCCCTGACGATAGCGGGGCATCCCCGGTACAACGTCACAGAGGGGAGGATACTCTTTGAGGGAGAGAACATAACGGACGCGAAACCCGAGGAGAGGGCTAGGAAGGGCATCTTCCTCAGCTTCCAGCAGCCGGTTGAGGTCGAGGGGGTGAAGGTCATAAACTTCCTCCAGAGGGCGTTGAAGAACCTCAGGGGTATGGACGAGGTTCAGGCCTACGACCTCGTCTTCAAGACGGTGGAGGAACTCGGTTTTGATAAGACGATGCTCTCGAGGGAGCTCAACGTGGGCTTTTCCGGCGGGGAGAGAAAGAAGCTGGAGATGCTCCAGGCCTACCTTGTGAAGCCAAAACTGCTGATCCTCGACGAGCCCGACAGCGGTGTGGACGTTGACTCCCTCAAGGTGATCGCGGGGTTAATTGCCAGACTGCACAGCGAGGGGACCTCCATCCTTCTAATCACGCACTACGGCAGGATCCTGGAGTACCTGAACCCCCAGAGGGTGCACGTTCTGAAGGATGGAAAGCTCGCCGTCTCCGGCGGAATGGAACTCGTGAAGCTTATAGAGGAGAGGGGCTTCGCGGCGGTGACCGAAAATGGAACAGCGCTCAAAGCTTGA
- a CDS encoding ferritin: protein MLSERMLKALNEQLNRELYSAYLYFAMAAYFEDMNLEGFASWMKAQAEEELGHALRFYNYIYERNGRVELSEIPKPPKEWESPVKAFEATYEHEKFISKSIHELAALAEEEKDYPTRAFLEWFINEQVEEEANVKRVLDQLKFAGDSPQVLLMLDRELGARAPKLPGILMAGE, encoded by the coding sequence ATGTTGAGTGAAAGAATGTTGAAGGCCCTCAACGAGCAGCTGAACAGGGAACTGTATTCAGCATATCTTTATTTCGCAATGGCGGCGTACTTCGAGGACATGAACCTCGAGGGATTCGCCAGCTGGATGAAGGCCCAGGCAGAGGAGGAGCTCGGGCACGCCCTGAGGTTCTACAACTACATCTACGAGAGGAACGGAAGGGTGGAGCTGAGTGAGATCCCCAAGCCGCCGAAGGAGTGGGAATCACCGGTCAAGGCCTTTGAAGCGACTTACGAGCACGAAAAATTCATAAGCAAATCCATCCACGAGCTCGCCGCCCTCGCCGAGGAGGAGAAGGACTACCCGACGAGGGCCTTCCTCGAGTGGTTCATCAACGAGCAGGTCGAGGAGGAGGCCAACGTAAAGAGGGTTTTGGATCAGCTCAAGTTCGCCGGGGATAGCCCGCAGGTACTCCTCATGCTCGACAGGGAACTTGGCGCGAGGGCTCCAAAGCTCCCGGGGATTTTGATGGCGGGGGAGTAA